One window from the genome of Aptenodytes patagonicus chromosome 4, bAptPat1.pri.cur, whole genome shotgun sequence encodes:
- the MTNR1A gene encoding melatonin receptor type 1A: protein MGLSVIGSIFNITGIAINRYCYICHSLKYDKLYSDKNSLCYVVLIWVLTFVAIVPNLFVGSLQYDPRIYSCTFAQSVSSAYTIAVVFFHFLLPIAIVTFCYLRIWILVIQVRRRVKPDNNPRLKPHDFRNFVTMFVVFVLFAVCWAPLNFIGLAVAVNPETIIPRIPEWLFISSYYMAYFNSCLNAIIYGLLNQNFRREYKRIIVTFCTAKVFFQDSSNDGGDRMKSKPSPLITNNNQVKVDSV from the coding sequence ATGGGTCTAAGTGTCATTGGATCAATCTTCAATATTACAGGCATCGCTATCAATCGGTACTGCTATATCTGCCACAGTCTCAAATATGACAAGCTGTACAGCGACAAGAATTCATTGTGCTATGTTGTTCTTATCTGGGTCCTAACATTTGTTGCTATCGTGCCCAACCTGTTTGTGGGATCGCTACAATATGACCCCAGGATTTACTCATGTACATTTGCACAATCTGTGAGCTCAGCGTATACAATAGCAGTtgtgtttttccatttcctgctCCCCATAGCTATAGTAACTTTCTGTTACTTGAGAATATGGATCCTTGTTATTCAGGTGAGGCGAAGGGTTAAGCCAGATAACAACCCCAGGCTGAAACCACATGACTTCAGAAACTTTGTAACCATGTTTGTGGTATTTGTACTGTTTGCAGTCTGCTGGGCTCCTTTGAACTTTATAGGCCTTGCTGTGGCTGTCAACCCAGAAACTATAATCCCTAGGATTCCAGAGTGGTTGTTCATATCTAGTTATTACATGGCATATTTCAACAGCTGCCTTAATGCTATCATATATGGACTCCTGAACCAGAACTTCAGAAGAGAATACAAAAGAATTATTGTCACTTTTTGTACAGCAAAAGTTTTTTTTCAGGATAGTTCTAATGATGGGGGAGACAGGATGAAAAGTAAACCTTCTCCATTGATTACAAACAACAATCAAGTGAAGGTGGACTCTGTCTGA